Proteins encoded in a region of the Balaenoptera musculus isolate JJ_BM4_2016_0621 chromosome 21, mBalMus1.pri.v3, whole genome shotgun sequence genome:
- the BRF2 gene encoding transcription factor IIIB 50 kDa subunit — protein sequence MPGGGRCPDCGSTELVEDSHYSQNQLVCSDCGCVVTEGVLTTTYTDEGNLREVTYSRSTGENEQVSRSQQRGLRRVRDLCRVLQLPPTFEDTAVAYYQQAYQHSGIRAARLQKKEVLVGCCVLITCRQRNWPLTMGTICTLLYADLDMFSGTYMQMVKLLGLDVPSLCLVDLVKTYCSSFKLFEASPSVPAKYVEDKEKMLSRTLQLVELADETWLVTGRHPLPVITAATFLAWQSLRPSDRLTCSLARFCKLANVDLPYPASSRLQELLAVLLRLAEQLAWLQVLKLDKRSVVAHIGDLLQHRHMLVRKAFRDGTAEPGALDAGEEELQGPGQGQGWGREDRGHGSLDLPAGKRLASPALLLPPCMLKPPKRVCPTPPVSTVTGDENISDSEIEQYLRTPQEVRDFQRAQAARRAATSVPNPP from the exons ATGCCGGGCGGAGGCCGGTGTCCCGATTGCGGCTCCACTGAGCTCGTGGAAGACTCGCACTATTCGCAGAACCAGCTGGTGTGCTCCGACTGCGGCTGTGTGGTCACCGAGGGAGTCCTTACTACCACCTACACTGACGAGGGCAACCTCCGAG AAGTAACATATTCCCGAAGCACAGGGGAAAACGAACAAGTTAGTCGCAGCCAGCAACGAG GTCTCCGCCGAGTGAGAGACCTCTGTCGAGTTCTGCAACTGCCACCAACATTTGAGGACACGGCAGTTGCCTACTACCAACAGGCATACCAGCACTCTGGCATCCGTGCTGCCAGGCTGCAGAAGAAGGAGGTGTTGGTCGGGTGCTGTGTCTTAATCACCTGCCGGCAGCGTAACTGGCCCCTGACCATGGGAACCATCTGCACCCTGCTGTATGCAGATTTGGATATGTTTTCTGGCACCTACATGCAGATGGTGAAGCTCCTGGGGCTGGATGTGCCATCTCTGTGCTTGGTGGACCTGGTGAAGACCTACTGTAGCAG CTTCAAACTGTTTGAAGCCTCCCCGTCTGTGCCAGCCAAGTACGTGGAAGACAAGGAGAAGATGCTGTCGCGAACGCTGCAGTTGGTGGAGCTGGCAGATGAGACGTGGCTGGTGACCGGGCGGCATCCCTTGCCTGTCATCACCGCCGCCACTTTCCTGGCTTGGCAGTCGCTTCGGCCTTCAGATCGGCTGACGTGTTCCCTTGCCCGGTTTTGTAAATTGGCGAACGTGGACCTGCCCTACCCCGCTTCCTCCCGCCTGCAGGAGCTGCTGGCTGTGCTGCTGCGGCTGGCCGAGCAGCTGGCCTGGTTGCAGGTCCTGAAGCTTGACAAGCGGTCTGTGGTCGCGCACATCGGCGACCTTCTCCAGCACCGCCACATGTTGGTCCGCAAGGCCTTTCGAGACGGAACAGCAGAGCCAGGCGCGCTGGACGCCGGGGAGGAGGAGCTGCAGGGGCCGGGGCAGGGGcaaggatggggaagggaggacCGGGGCCATGGCTCCTTAGATTTGCCTGCAGGGAAGCGGCTAGcgagccctgccctcctccttccaCCCTGCATGTTGAAGCCCCCAAAGCGGGTCTGTCCCACGCCCCCCGTCTCCACGGTCACTGGAGATGAGAACATTTCTGATAGTGAGATCGAGCAGTATTTGCGTACCCCTCAGGAAGTTAGGGACTTCCAGAGAGCTCAGGCCGCCAGACGGGCTGCCACGAGTGTTCCTAACCCTCCCTGA